A region from the Melioribacter roseus P3M-2 genome encodes:
- a CDS encoding sensor histidine kinase produces the protein MMNYINDNQIKFKVPLFWKFSIAIILIVIVFGSVNSILIFNNVQTSLQKETEKRGLFIARSISNQITPDLLFEDYVSIQNTINNIKNTDSTIAYILVLDTEKKPIVHTFENRLSGNLAAANSLDGNKIYNTQLLKLKNDESSLILDIAVPVLSGEVGEVRVGLYENFIQNDVEATVMVFWIMVAIFLAFGIIGAFVFANFITKPIKLIQNVADRIDLANIGINPIPIIKIRDRFLGKIKMYFRAEDEIDILADRFNQMIVRLDKAYRDLQKANANLIQSEKLATVGTLTAGIAHEINNPIAGLKNCIRRLINDPENIVQNKKYLAMMDNAVEKIEKVVGNLLNFSRKQNEDFGYLSIHKVIENSLLFVGHRLEKLRITVTKNIPQNLKKIKGNENQLEQVFLNLFINSIDSIEEKLKYEPESERRLSISVYEENNNVVIMIEDTGRGIPKKILNNIFDPFLTTKEPGRGTGLGLSIVYNIIKAHNGKISFESVEGNGTTVKVQLPKNF, from the coding sequence ATGATGAACTATATCAATGATAATCAAATTAAGTTTAAGGTGCCGTTGTTCTGGAAATTTTCGATAGCTATTATTCTTATAGTTATTGTTTTCGGTTCGGTAAACTCTATACTAATTTTTAATAACGTTCAAACTTCGCTTCAAAAGGAAACAGAAAAAAGGGGACTCTTCATTGCTAGGAGCATATCCAATCAGATAACGCCGGATCTCTTGTTCGAAGATTATGTTTCGATACAAAACACCATCAATAATATAAAAAACACAGATTCTACGATTGCCTATATTCTCGTTCTCGACACGGAGAAAAAGCCGATTGTTCACACTTTTGAAAACCGGCTCTCCGGTAATCTGGCAGCAGCTAATTCCCTCGATGGCAATAAAATTTATAATACGCAGTTGCTTAAATTAAAAAACGATGAAAGCAGTTTGATTCTTGATATCGCCGTACCGGTGCTGAGCGGAGAGGTGGGAGAAGTGAGAGTAGGCCTTTATGAAAATTTTATTCAAAACGACGTTGAAGCGACGGTTATGGTCTTTTGGATTATGGTTGCAATTTTTTTGGCTTTTGGTATTATTGGAGCCTTTGTTTTTGCCAATTTCATAACGAAACCTATTAAGTTAATTCAGAATGTGGCCGACAGAATCGATCTGGCGAACATTGGAATTAATCCTATTCCAATTATCAAAATCAGAGACAGGTTTCTTGGGAAAATAAAAATGTACTTTAGGGCAGAGGACGAAATAGATATACTTGCGGATCGATTCAATCAGATGATTGTTAGGCTTGACAAAGCATACCGCGATTTGCAAAAAGCCAACGCCAATCTTATTCAATCGGAAAAACTTGCAACCGTAGGCACACTTACGGCCGGTATAGCTCATGAAATTAATAACCCTATTGCCGGACTTAAAAATTGTATTCGCAGGTTGATAAACGATCCGGAAAATATTGTCCAGAATAAAAAATATCTTGCTATGATGGATAATGCAGTGGAGAAAATCGAAAAAGTGGTGGGTAATTTACTTAATTTCTCCAGAAAACAAAACGAAGACTTCGGTTACTTGTCAATTCATAAAGTCATTGAAAATTCATTGCTGTTCGTTGGGCATCGACTCGAAAAATTAAGAATTACAGTTACGAAAAATATTCCCCAAAATCTCAAAAAAATTAAAGGCAATGAAAACCAACTTGAACAAGTTTTCTTGAATTTGTTTATTAACAGTATAGACTCAATTGAGGAAAAATTAAAATACGAGCCCGAAAGCGAAAGAAGACTTTCAATTTCCGTGTATGAAGAAAATAATAATGTCGTAATCATGATTGAAGATACTGGCCGAGGCATTCCGAAAAAAATATTAAATAATATTTTCGACCCGTTTCTTACAACAAAAGAACCGGGCAGGGGCACTGGATTGGGGCTTTCGATTGTATATAATATTATTAAAGCGCATAACGGAAAAATAAGCTTTGAAAGCGTCGAAGGAAACGGAACGACGGTAAAAGTACAATTACCCAAAAATTTTTAA
- a CDS encoding sigma-54-dependent transcriptional regulator — protein MNKLDICIIEDEEILRISLKDDLKDAGYSVDDFENPLQALDVVKKKTYDVIISDIRLPVLSGLELLPKLRELSPNSFVIIMTAYGSVETAVEAMKKGAYDYITKPFDKEEMLLLLNRVKELKSLRIENKEYQNYFEDKYNFDAFIGESDYVKELKETLKIISETNSTVLIIGETGTGKELIANLIHYNSPRKNKPLIKVSCGILSKEVIESELFGHEKGAFTGADKLRLGRFEKADQGTIYLDDIDDVPLDIQVKLLRVLQEQEIERVGSSEPIKIDVRVIASTKADLNELSKSGKFREDLYYRLNILPVYLKPLRERKEDIVPLFNHFLHQYSNGKQYEVDEAVYRILENYNWPGNVRELKNIAERLSILCRDCKITAAKLPRELSFPSGDIYLDSDKNKPFTEIVEELEIKLIKNALVSAGYNKAKAAELLNLPPSTLKSKIEKYGL, from the coding sequence ATGAATAAATTAGATATCTGCATTATTGAAGACGAAGAAATATTAAGGATATCCTTAAAAGACGATCTAAAGGATGCCGGATATTCGGTTGATGATTTTGAAAATCCGCTGCAGGCTCTTGATGTTGTCAAAAAAAAGACATACGACGTAATAATTTCAGATATTAGATTGCCCGTATTAAGCGGACTTGAACTGCTGCCGAAGTTAAGAGAACTGAGTCCGAACTCGTTTGTTATTATTATGACGGCATACGGCAGCGTTGAAACTGCGGTAGAAGCGATGAAAAAGGGAGCCTATGATTATATTACAAAACCCTTCGACAAAGAGGAAATGCTGTTATTATTGAATCGCGTTAAAGAATTAAAATCGCTTCGAATTGAAAACAAAGAATACCAAAATTATTTTGAGGACAAATATAATTTCGATGCTTTTATAGGCGAGAGCGATTATGTAAAAGAACTTAAAGAGACATTAAAAATTATTTCCGAAACCAACTCAACAGTGTTAATTATCGGCGAAACTGGTACGGGCAAAGAATTAATCGCCAATTTAATCCATTACAATTCCCCCAGAAAAAACAAACCGCTTATAAAAGTTAGTTGCGGAATTCTTTCTAAAGAAGTAATAGAAAGCGAACTCTTCGGACACGAAAAAGGAGCGTTCACCGGCGCGGATAAATTACGTCTCGGCAGATTCGAAAAAGCCGATCAAGGCACTATTTACCTCGACGATATTGACGACGTTCCGCTCGACATTCAGGTGAAATTGTTGCGCGTTTTACAGGAACAGGAAATTGAAAGGGTCGGCAGCAGCGAACCGATTAAGATCGATGTGCGGGTTATTGCTTCTACAAAAGCCGATCTTAATGAATTGTCTAAATCCGGAAAATTTCGGGAGGATTTGTATTACAGATTAAACATTCTCCCCGTATACTTAAAACCGTTGCGCGAAAGGAAGGAAGATATTGTTCCGCTTTTTAATCATTTCCTACATCAGTATTCCAACGGCAAACAATATGAAGTTGATGAAGCCGTCTATCGAATATTAGAGAATTATAATTGGCCGGGCAATGTAAGAGAATTAAAAAACATTGCCGAAAGATTATCGATTCTGTGCCGGGATTGCAAGATTACAGCGGCAAAGCTGCCCCGGGAATTATCCTTCCCTTCCGGGGATATATATTTAGACTCTGACAAAAATAAACCCTTTACTGAAATTGTGGAGGAATTGGAAATTAAATTGATAAAAAATGCTCTCGTGAGCGCCGGCTATAACAAAGCAAAAGCAGCCGAGTTGTTAAACCTGCCGCCTTCTACATTAAAAAGTAAAATAGAAAAATACGGTTTATAA
- a CDS encoding chromate transporter, translated as MIESLVNLFWAFVKVGSFSFGGAYSLIPLIEKEVVKNHQWLTQDEFLKVLGMVEIFPGAISIKFATYTGYKTAGFAGAVAANLGNILTPAVLILFFAYIHSIYEKNLLVTKAFNGIKYTVIGMIAAIMYQYAVKNGGTWQEYLLLAVGAALVVFFKLHPAYVVIIAAIIGMILL; from the coding sequence ATGATCGAAAGCTTGGTAAATCTTTTCTGGGCATTTGTAAAAGTCGGCTCGTTTTCATTCGGAGGCGCCTACTCATTGATTCCTTTGATTGAAAAAGAAGTTGTTAAAAATCATCAATGGCTTACGCAGGATGAATTTTTGAAAGTGCTCGGTATGGTTGAAATTTTTCCGGGAGCCATCTCGATCAAATTTGCGACCTATACGGGCTATAAAACCGCCGGCTTTGCGGGAGCCGTAGCCGCCAATCTTGGCAATATTCTTACTCCCGCCGTATTGATACTCTTCTTCGCATACATCCACTCGATTTATGAAAAGAACCTTCTGGTTACCAAAGCGTTCAACGGAATCAAATATACCGTAATCGGGATGATTGCGGCAATTATGTATCAATACGCAGTCAAAAACGGAGGTACCTGGCAGGAATATTTGCTTCTCGCCGTCGGCGCTGCGCTCGTTGTCTTTTTCAAACTCCACCCGGCATACGTAGTGATTATCGCCGCGATTATTGGAATGATATTGCTGTAA
- a CDS encoding outer membrane beta-barrel protein, whose translation MKKILLSVALIVLSTNNIFSQEVVNKGRISGYMFGDYYYNLSRDADIKGLSNVANGGEKDMNGIQLRRIYFTYDYDISETFTTRFRLEADQSALTSNGKFGVFVKDAYLRWKDIFEGSDLIIGIQPTPAWEITETFWGRFLEKTIMDLRGIVSSRDLAIALKGKLDGYGIFKYWLMFGNGSGNSPEKDKYKRFYAHIQYSPIKQFTATLYADLKARPDINDPASTSNPPATIANNDLTYSLFLGYKEKDAYSFGVEGFLNSRQNGMVNGTDVKDKNGMGISAFASYNISKELAVVGRYDYFDPNTDSSVKGDSRNWFIFSLNYKPDEKVTISPNVIIETYESIPNGRSIDASITPRITFFYSFL comes from the coding sequence ATGAAAAAGATTCTTTTAAGCGTTGCGCTCATTGTGTTATCAACAAACAACATTTTTTCACAGGAGGTCGTGAATAAAGGGCGTATCTCCGGTTATATGTTCGGAGATTATTATTATAACCTTTCAAGGGACGCTGATATTAAGGGTTTGTCAAACGTTGCCAACGGCGGCGAAAAAGACATGAATGGAATTCAATTACGTCGTATTTATTTTACCTACGATTATGATATCTCGGAAACATTTACTACTCGTTTTCGCTTGGAAGCCGATCAGTCTGCGTTGACAAGCAACGGTAAATTCGGCGTATTTGTTAAAGATGCTTATCTCAGATGGAAGGATATCTTTGAAGGGAGTGATTTAATTATTGGTATTCAGCCAACCCCAGCCTGGGAAATTACGGAAACATTCTGGGGAAGATTTCTGGAAAAAACTATCATGGATTTAAGAGGAATCGTTTCTTCACGCGATCTTGCAATTGCTTTAAAAGGTAAATTAGACGGTTATGGAATCTTTAAATACTGGTTAATGTTTGGAAATGGTAGCGGAAACTCACCTGAGAAAGACAAATACAAAAGATTTTATGCACACATTCAGTATTCGCCAATTAAACAATTTACTGCTACTCTTTATGCTGACTTAAAAGCTCGTCCGGATATTAACGATCCTGCAAGTACATCAAATCCACCGGCAACCATTGCAAATAACGACTTAACATACTCTCTGTTCCTTGGTTATAAAGAAAAAGATGCATATTCGTTCGGTGTTGAAGGCTTCTTAAACTCAAGACAAAATGGAATGGTAAATGGAACAGATGTAAAAGATAAAAACGGGATGGGAATCTCAGCATTTGCATCATACAACATCTCAAAAGAATTAGCAGTTGTTGGAAGATATGATTATTTCGATCCCAATACAGATTCAAGCGTTAAAGGAGATTCAAGAAATTGGTTCATTTTCAGCTTGAATTATAAGCCGGATGAAAAAGTTACAATCAGCCCGAATGTTATTATTGAAACTTATGAATCAATTCCGAACGGAAGAAGCATTGACGCATCAATTACACCAAGAATAACATTCTTCTATTCATTCTTATAA
- the nrfD gene encoding NrfD/PsrC family molybdoenzyme membrane anchor subunit, with product MLERTYKNLSKIWMVVFSIGLVALIMKFITGERLAGYGSYVPWGLWVALYFHFVGIAGGVFALGTLGYIFNLTGFRENFRVVIIVSVASVITGLFAIWLDLGQPFRFTRILYAPNFGSMMAFNAWMYTFFIITAGVIFYLTLNKAKQTDFHDKKRWVLPLMSLGFLFSIAFPSQSGAFFGVVDAKPFWSSPLLPILFLVSAITSGGAVLLLVYTFLHYEEFDLTHQPFKMLRYTIIGGIIFYFVAEFAEYSLVFWSPNSHIREAVELILFGPFWWVFWFVHLGGALVALYLLLKGKTYQTVGTGAFIVAVTFVSARLNILIPGQAVAELKGLKEAFYHERLRFDYSATLNEYLIALFIGAFGVALVYFGIKFLSQFTKKKLGTEL from the coding sequence ATGTTAGAAAGAACTTATAAAAATTTATCCAAAATTTGGATGGTTGTTTTTTCAATCGGTCTTGTTGCCCTTATTATGAAGTTCATAACGGGTGAAAGATTGGCCGGCTATGGAAGCTATGTCCCGTGGGGTTTGTGGGTTGCACTTTATTTTCATTTTGTTGGAATTGCCGGTGGCGTCTTTGCACTGGGAACCCTGGGTTATATTTTTAATTTAACAGGATTCAGAGAAAACTTCAGAGTTGTAATTATTGTTTCCGTTGCATCTGTAATCACAGGTTTGTTTGCTATTTGGTTAGATCTCGGACAGCCTTTCAGATTTACAAGAATACTTTATGCTCCAAACTTCGGTTCAATGATGGCGTTTAATGCGTGGATGTACACTTTCTTTATTATTACTGCCGGAGTGATTTTCTATCTGACTTTGAATAAAGCAAAACAAACAGATTTTCACGATAAGAAAAGATGGGTTCTTCCTTTAATGTCATTGGGATTTTTGTTTTCGATTGCGTTCCCAAGTCAAAGTGGAGCTTTCTTTGGCGTTGTGGATGCAAAACCATTCTGGAGTTCTCCATTGCTGCCAATTTTATTTTTGGTTTCTGCAATCACATCCGGCGGCGCTGTGTTGCTGCTCGTTTACACATTTTTACATTATGAAGAATTCGATTTAACACATCAACCATTCAAGATGCTCAGATACACAATAATTGGTGGAATTATTTTTTACTTTGTAGCAGAATTTGCAGAATACAGTTTGGTGTTCTGGTCGCCTAATTCACACATTCGGGAAGCTGTTGAACTTATTCTGTTTGGTCCTTTCTGGTGGGTTTTCTGGTTTGTTCACTTAGGTGGAGCATTAGTAGCGCTTTATCTTTTATTAAAGGGTAAAACATATCAGACGGTTGGAACCGGAGCTTTTATTGTTGCTGTAACTTTTGTTTCTGCAAGATTAAATATTCTAATTCCGGGACAAGCCGTAGCAGAACTTAAAGGATTAAAAGAGGCTTTCTATCACGAAAGATTAAGGTTCGATTACTCGGCAACATTGAATGAATACCTTATTGCTCTGTTCATCGGCGCATTTGGAGTTGCTTTGGTTTATTTCGGTATTAAGTTTCTTTCACAGTTTACTAAAAAGAAATTAGGAACAGAATTATGA
- a CDS encoding molybdopterin-dependent oxidoreductase — protein sequence MKQELIDKSRRSFLAKGALLGGGALASIFGGEKASAQTQQMIIKSKRPDVDYPFSNPENIIYSVCLNCNTGCGIKAKIQDGVLAKIDGNPYNPWTMVPHLPMKTDIDEAARIDGALCPKGQAGVQIAYDPYRIRKVLKRAGKRGENKWITIPFEQAIQEIVEGGKLFANVPGEENRVVEGLKDIMALRDADVAKAMAEDIQAIWDEKDKAKKQELIKAFKEKHKDNLDKLIDPDHPDLGPKNNQFVMAFGRLKNGRKDFFSRFQSAFGTTNLHGHTTVCQGSLYFTCKAISEQYQGGKFTGGQKFYWQADLEHAKYVLFVGANLFEANYGPTNRTVRLTENLAKGYTKIAVADPRFSKLASKAHKWLPIKPGTDSALALAMIQWIINNNRYDEKFLRNANKAAAKETNETSWTNATWLVEIKDGEPGKLIRAADFGLKSADKRKMEDPKDKTKEIEYEEKFMVVMVNGKPTWVDPNDEKNPVYGDLFVDTELTNKEGKKVRVKSGLQILKESAEENSITKWCEIAGVTEKDVIEVARELTSYGKQAAVDIHRGPAQHTNGFYNVLSWMSINMLLGNFDWAGGLSKATTYKYDGSKGGLFDLKKTKGKIPAFGISLIRHGVDYDKTTIFEGYPAKRNWYPLSSDIYEEIIPSIGDAYPYPVKALFFYMGAPTYALPAGHTNIEVLADVNKLPLFFCSDIIIGTTSMYADYIFPDLSYLERWEFQGSHPNMPAKVENVRQPVISPIPEKVKVYGEEIPCSLEALFMALNEKLGLKAFGKNALGDGLDLTKPDDFYLRAIANLAYTESPVPDADERELEVFSKARRHLDKSVFDEQRWKKVVDEENWRKVVYILNRGGRFEEHDKSFDGDKLKHRYAALLNLYQEKTATKKYAATGKHYYGYAKYLPIMNYAHESVDKISDGYDLHLITHRTVTQTKSRTIAAYWLLPIMPENGILINPKDAAKLGISKDDKVRVISATNTEGKWDFKNGKTKDIIGKAILTETMRPGVVSFVLGFGHWATGSEDFEVDGETIKGDPRRAKGLHANAAMWTDSSLRNNTCLVDPVGGSVSFYDTKVKLIKI from the coding sequence ATGAAACAGGAATTAATAGACAAATCAAGAAGAAGTTTTTTAGCAAAGGGAGCTTTGCTTGGCGGCGGTGCTCTCGCATCAATCTTTGGTGGCGAAAAAGCTTCCGCTCAAACTCAGCAAATGATTATTAAAAGTAAAAGACCTGATGTTGATTATCCATTCAGCAATCCAGAAAATATTATTTACTCTGTCTGCTTGAATTGTAACACCGGTTGCGGAATAAAAGCCAAAATTCAGGATGGAGTACTAGCAAAGATCGATGGCAATCCGTACAATCCGTGGACAATGGTACCGCATCTGCCAATGAAAACCGACATTGATGAAGCTGCAAGAATTGACGGCGCGCTTTGTCCTAAAGGTCAAGCCGGTGTTCAAATTGCTTACGATCCATATAGGATTAGAAAAGTATTAAAACGAGCAGGCAAAAGAGGTGAAAACAAATGGATTACAATTCCATTTGAGCAAGCCATTCAGGAAATAGTTGAAGGTGGAAAATTATTTGCGAATGTTCCCGGAGAAGAAAACCGCGTAGTTGAAGGATTGAAAGATATTATGGCTTTGCGAGATGCCGATGTTGCAAAAGCAATGGCAGAAGATATTCAAGCTATTTGGGATGAAAAAGATAAAGCAAAGAAACAAGAACTTATTAAAGCTTTCAAAGAAAAACATAAGGATAATCTTGATAAACTAATTGACCCCGATCATCCTGATTTGGGACCAAAAAATAATCAATTCGTTATGGCTTTTGGTAGATTGAAAAACGGAAGAAAAGACTTCTTCTCTCGTTTTCAATCCGCTTTCGGGACAACAAACTTACACGGACATACAACTGTTTGTCAGGGCTCATTATACTTTACCTGCAAAGCAATCAGCGAACAATATCAAGGCGGAAAATTCACTGGCGGTCAAAAATTTTACTGGCAGGCAGATCTTGAACACGCGAAGTATGTTTTGTTTGTCGGTGCTAACCTATTTGAGGCTAATTACGGACCAACAAACAGAACAGTTCGTTTAACTGAAAACCTTGCAAAGGGTTATACAAAAATTGCAGTTGCAGATCCACGATTTTCCAAACTAGCAAGTAAAGCTCACAAATGGCTTCCGATAAAACCCGGAACAGACTCAGCACTTGCGCTTGCAATGATTCAGTGGATTATAAATAACAATCGTTATGACGAAAAGTTTTTACGCAATGCAAACAAAGCAGCTGCAAAAGAAACCAATGAAACAAGCTGGACAAACGCAACCTGGTTAGTTGAAATAAAAGACGGTGAGCCCGGAAAATTAATTCGCGCAGCAGATTTTGGTTTGAAGTCAGCTGATAAAAGAAAGATGGAAGACCCGAAAGACAAGACTAAAGAAATTGAATATGAAGAAAAGTTTATGGTGGTGATGGTCAATGGCAAACCAACCTGGGTTGATCCTAATGATGAAAAAAATCCTGTTTATGGTGATTTGTTTGTTGACACTGAATTAACAAATAAAGAAGGAAAGAAAGTAAGAGTTAAATCCGGATTGCAAATTCTAAAAGAATCTGCTGAAGAAAATTCAATTACAAAGTGGTGTGAAATTGCCGGAGTAACTGAAAAAGATGTTATTGAAGTTGCACGCGAACTTACAAGCTATGGCAAACAAGCTGCAGTTGATATTCATCGCGGTCCGGCACAACATACTAACGGCTTTTATAATGTTCTAAGCTGGATGTCAATCAATATGCTTCTCGGTAATTTCGATTGGGCCGGCGGATTGTCTAAAGCTACTACTTATAAATATGATGGTTCGAAAGGCGGTCTTTTTGATCTGAAAAAAACGAAAGGTAAAATTCCTGCATTTGGTATCAGCTTAATTCGTCACGGTGTTGATTATGATAAAACAACAATCTTTGAAGGTTATCCTGCAAAACGAAACTGGTATCCGCTTTCATCAGATATTTACGAAGAAATTATTCCAAGTATAGGTGATGCATATCCTTATCCTGTTAAAGCTTTGTTCTTTTATATGGGAGCGCCAACTTATGCACTTCCTGCTGGTCATACTAACATCGAAGTTCTTGCAGATGTGAACAAACTTCCTTTGTTCTTCTGCAGCGATATAATAATCGGCACAACATCAATGTATGCTGATTATATTTTCCCAGATCTTTCTTATCTCGAAAGGTGGGAATTCCAAGGTTCGCATCCGAATATGCCTGCAAAAGTTGAAAATGTTCGTCAGCCGGTTATTTCTCCTATTCCCGAAAAAGTAAAGGTATATGGCGAAGAAATTCCTTGCAGTCTTGAAGCATTGTTTATGGCTTTGAATGAAAAACTGGGATTAAAGGCATTCGGTAAAAATGCTCTTGGCGATGGATTGGATTTAACTAAACCAGATGATTTTTATCTGAGAGCAATTGCAAATCTTGCTTATACCGAATCACCAGTGCCGGATGCCGATGAAAGAGAACTTGAAGTATTTTCAAAAGCTCGCAGACATCTTGATAAATCTGTTTTTGATGAACAGCGATGGAAAAAAGTTGTTGACGAGGAGAATTGGCGTAAAGTGGTTTATATTCTGAATAGAGGCGGTAGATTTGAGGAACACGATAAATCTTTCGATGGCGATAAACTTAAACATCGTTATGCGGCGTTACTTAATCTTTATCAGGAAAAAACAGCTACGAAAAAATATGCCGCAACCGGTAAGCACTATTATGGATATGCAAAGTATCTTCCAATAATGAACTACGCTCATGAAAGTGTTGATAAAATCTCCGACGGTTACGATTTACACTTGATCACACACAGAACGGTTACTCAGACAAAATCTAGGACAATAGCCGCATATTGGCTTTTGCCAATTATGCCTGAGAACGGAATCCTCATTAATCCTAAGGATGCTGCAAAACTTGGCATTAGTAAAGATGACAAAGTAAGAGTTATAAGCGCTACAAATACTGAAGGTAAATGGGACTTTAAAAATGGAAAGACTAAAGATATAATTGGTAAAGCTATTCTAACTGAAACAATGCGCCCGGGTGTCGTTTCATTTGTGTTGGGTTTCGGACATTGGGCAACTGGCTCTGAAGACTTTGAAGTTGATGGCGAAACAATTAAAGGTGATCCGCGCCGTGCAAAAGGTTTACACGCTAATGCAGCAATGTGGACTGATTCATCATTACGAAACAACACTTGTTTGGTTGATCCCGTTGGCGGTAGTGTTTCGTTCTATGACACTAAAGTGAAACTCATAAAAATTTAG
- a CDS encoding carboxymuconolactone decarboxylase family protein: MSQIPKRYLKFTEDYPEVAKAYESLGDAVHSAGPLDEKTRALIKLAISTGARLEGAVHSHARKALKAGCAPEEMRQVALLSLPTIGLPSMMAALSWIDDIIENKK, from the coding sequence ATGTCGCAAATACCGAAAAGATATCTGAAGTTTACGGAAGATTATCCCGAAGTGGCAAAAGCATATGAATCGCTGGGCGATGCGGTTCACTCTGCCGGTCCGCTCGATGAAAAAACACGTGCATTAATCAAACTTGCAATATCGACCGGCGCTCGTTTGGAAGGCGCGGTTCATTCACACGCGCGAAAAGCTCTTAAAGCCGGCTGCGCGCCGGAAGAAATGAGACAGGTAGCTTTGCTGTCTTTGCCGACTATCGGATTGCCCTCGATGATGGCTGCGTTGAGCTGGATAGACGATATTATCGAGAATAAAAAATGA
- a CDS encoding 4Fe-4S dicluster domain-containing protein, whose translation MRTAGVVGGGVAASVAAVTASRLSPPPEVPTGKETIRDIPEFKTVEINEKSDILIRMQAELKKALAKPVEERRWMMVIDTRKCVGCHACTVACIAENKLPPGVVYRPVVQEEIGEYPNTQLRFFPRPCMQCEEPSCVAVCPVNATWKRPDGITQIDYDKCIGCRYCISACPYGARTSDFGEYYTEDTPELQPYELLSSNEYGKSWNREGHNSPIGNARKCHFCLHRLNEGELPMCVSTCVGRANYFGDANDPDSLVAEMARQHNQVKLLEEKGTKPSVIYLI comes from the coding sequence TTGCGAACAGCCGGAGTTGTTGGCGGTGGTGTTGCGGCTTCGGTTGCTGCTGTAACGGCTTCCCGCTTAAGCCCTCCGCCGGAAGTTCCAACCGGCAAAGAAACTATTCGTGATATACCCGAATTCAAAACAGTTGAGATAAACGAAAAATCAGATATACTAATCAGAATGCAGGCGGAACTCAAAAAAGCTCTCGCTAAGCCTGTCGAAGAAAGAAGATGGATGATGGTTATAGACACACGCAAATGTGTCGGTTGCCACGCTTGTACAGTTGCCTGTATTGCAGAAAACAAATTGCCTCCGGGCGTCGTTTATCGTCCTGTGGTTCAGGAAGAAATTGGCGAATATCCCAATACACAATTAAGATTTTTCCCTCGACCTTGTATGCAGTGCGAAGAACCATCCTGCGTTGCTGTTTGCCCTGTTAACGCAACCTGGAAAAGACCCGATGGTATTACGCAGATTGATTATGACAAATGTATAGGATGCCGATATTGTATTTCAGCTTGTCCTTATGGCGCAAGAACAAGTGATTTCGGAGAATACTATACAGAAGATACGCCCGAACTTCAACCTTATGAATTGCTGTCAAGCAATGAGTATGGAAAAAGCTGGAATCGCGAAGGTCATAATTCTCCGATAGGCAATGCACGCAAATGCCACTTCTGTTTGCACAGATTGAATGAGGGAGAGCTTCCAATGTGCGTATCAACCTGCGTTGGTCGAGCAAATTACTTCGGTGATGCGAATGACCCGGATTCTTTAGTTGCTGAAATGGCCAGGCAACACAATCAAGTTAAGTTGCTCGAAGAAAAAGGTACTAAACCATCAGTTATTTATTTGATTTGA
- a CDS encoding twin-arginine translocase TatA/TatE family subunit, which produces MPANSGLTEVLIVLFGAKRIPELSQSIGSGIREFKKEINRRKI; this is translated from the coding sequence ATGCCGGCTAATTCCGGCTTAACGGAAGTTTTAATCGTTTTGTTCGGAGCCAAACGTATTCCTGAGCTATCCCAAAGTATTGGCAGCGGAATACGTGAATTCAAGAAGGAAATAAATCGGCGGAAGATTTAA